The following DNA comes from Rosa rugosa chromosome 5, drRosRugo1.1, whole genome shotgun sequence.
GTTTTTTCTCTCCGTATAAAGTTCGAAAAGTTGGTAATTTtatatttgagaaaaaaattgggGATACTGCCAGGTTGATGATGGATCGATCTAGCCATGAAGCCTATAGCGTGGTCATGTCAAATGTAAAAAACAAAAGTTGGGGTTTGTTATTGAAAGTCTTTGTGGATTTCTGATGTGATTTGATTTGTGTGTTGGGGTTTTTGTTTACAGAGAGGGAGACAGAGACACTAAACCGTGCTCGTCAGCTGGTCTTCAACAACGATAACCTAGCCGCTCCTGGCCCTCCACATTTAGGGTAATGTAAAAAAGCAAACTATGCATGTGAATTTTTGATCAAATTTCTCTCCCCCATTTTGATCTTTTCAGTGATTAGTTTGCTAATTAAAATTTCATGGTTTTGATTAAATAGCTGCTGCCATCCGATGACATCTCCAGGAGGGTATCCCCACCCAATTGCAGGAGCTCCCGGTGACCCAACAACATTACCTCTGAGATTCCCTGCAAGAATGTTTTCTGGTTCTCCCTCCACACAACTCATACCACCACCGCCAGCAGCGGCCCCAGGTCAACCACCGCAAGCCGTACAGCCTTCGCAGCCCTACTTATACCCCTCTCCTTCACGCCCCATGTCCTACCCTTCTTCACACTATCAACACCAAAATGACTACTATGTCGGTCATGTCCTCGGTGGTAACAACACTAGTGCATCCCAGTATGGCCATCATCTGAATGTGAGCTATGGCGCCACGGCGGGTGTACAAGATCATCATCAGTCCAACAACAACGGTTACAACAACTATACTTGTATTGGTGCTCCGGTCACGCATAGCGGGGGGTTTGGGCAAGGCAGCAGCAGCCTGAGTTCGGAGTTGACTGGATCGGGAGGAGGAGGCGGTGTTGGTGGTGGAGCTATGAGCTACTCAGGAACACAACCCCCTCCACCTCCTTCCATCAACCGATTTCAACATGGCTTCTAATTAATTATTGaaacaggttttttttttttttcttcattttaatGGAGTTATAGTAAGTAAGTCTGAAGTAGTATCATTAGGCTATTTGTTGACACGCCAAGCAGAAATGACAGGGAGAGATGAGAGACTCAAAAGAAGCTGACAAAATGGGGTCATGaacatgcaagaagaagaagagagagactgagttTTGGTGTTTCTCTACAGGAAGGACTGGACTAAGGGACAGCTTTAGAGGTCATGGACAGGCTCAGCAAGTTTGGCTTCAAGCTGTGGGGATTTGGAAGAGGGTTGTTGGGTTTCTTGTGTATGTgacttgtgtgtgtgtgtgtaactcTGCGCTAAGCTGTGTATACTCCCAACTCTGAAAAGGAAAAGAGGGGTGAACTAGAAAAAGAGGGGATGTGGGACAGCCAGTTAGAAATGAACTGAAAGTTCCCAACCCCTTTTTGCATTTCCAGTTCGTTTTGCATGCTATAATTGAATATTTTAACCTTTGCCTTCTATGACTTCATTTCATATGACTTTTCCTGTGGAGTATTCAATGGTATTTAGATGGCTTCACCTCTTTGACCGTGAGAAGAAAgagggctctctctctctctctgcacccAAAATTGGGGATCTCCTGGTTTTGCTGGGTCATATATTTATGTAAGTCACTGTGTCACACCATGCCTGCACTGTAGGGGGCAATGACCTGCTGATAACTCACAATTCCATTGTTACTTTTTCCTGCAAACTTCTTTACACACCACCAGGAAAACAATCAAAGTATATTTTAGTGTCTGTTAGATCCACTTTGCAAATTATCCCTCCAGAGAGTCCAAACTCCAAAGCACTTGTATCACCCCACAGTGCGCACAATTGAATTATTTCAGATTCACTcttgagaagagaagagaagacacTGCTACAGATATGGTACTCTTACATGCATACGTTCTAAAATAATTGAGTTGGTAAGTATCCCTACCTAGTTAATATATAAGGTTAGTAACTATGCAAAGTGGCTACTTTAGGTGAACATTATTAATGTTTAGCCACtttagctaaaaagtcattttagttAGCCACTTTAAAATTACGTCGGCATCAaaactctctattttagctagttttaaatttatattattttttaaatgaatatttaatagtttaaatgtatttataatttacataaaataatttaaaatgaatgttttaaattatagagagtctcatcccactctctatatttaggagcgagataactaaaagttataatagagagtcacttaggagtctggtgcagctgctaaaatagataaaaagctaaacatgctcttcaaaatagctaaggagccaaaatagagagtctgctaaaaatgctctaaaAAGTTAAAAGTCTAACAAAATTTTGTTATATATGTACCTCGGAAACCTCACCACCATTTTCATCTATCTCTCGATCTCTTCTAAACATTGGTGGGAAATAAATGGTTGGAACTGAGTTTTAACACTTTgacatttttgttttgaaaaaaacaaaacaactgaTATTTTTATCCATAAACAAATTACCATGGCCCTTGCACAACTCTTTATTTTAATTGCAAACACAACGAGAACCTAGATATTATTTGAGGACTACAGGAATTTTGTCTTATTTTTCCAAAAGTGAATAATGGGCGAACGATTTCAAACTTGTTGTGAGGGCGTAATCGGCCAGTTCGATAAAGTCATGTGATATTTTTAGTTATTCTAGCTCTTTTGGTTCATGGATTTGAGGCctgagaaaaaaatatatatatttgttcatgTCTAAAGCacaaggagaaaaaaaaaatttaattttcccATAATTCTAAGAGATTCATTTTTTCGCACTCTTAATTTACATTAATAACTTATTAattttataatattttttttgttagaaCATAAGTTTTATTGCACCGAGGTTAAACCTCAATATTGATAGTACATCACATGGTGCATAAGATACTCGTTCATGAAAGTCAGGAATTATAAGCATCACTCATTAATTTTATAATATTTGATCGCATTACTTATGAATTTCCTACCAATTTTTCTACCACTTCTCCAATGTTATTCAATACGAGATGAAGAGTTTGTGAGAATGTTAGTTTCCTatccaatgaaaaataaataaattattttccCTTTTACGAACTAAACGAGGGTAGTTCCCAGAGGACATAGAAAGCATTGACAATCACTCAATCAGCCTGATTCGCTGCCTCAACAAAACAAACCCCTCAATGGTCAGCCATTAGTCCATCTAGTGCCTCTTAGTTGCTCATTAGTGGTCTCGGAGAACAATGTTCGTAAATATATTCATTTATGCTTAGATACTTAAATATGCAAAATTTAGTCAAATTAAAAGTCACTAACTATACATATATTTTACTATACAACAACTGTTCCTCGAATAGAAAATCTAAAGTAGAGGAGGGTAAAGTGAATAAAGTTACAAGAATTAGCTATGGAAATAGTACTAAAGCCTCATAATTGATACAGGCAAGTACTACGACAGGAGGGTCAGTTGACCCCTCTAGTTATTAGCTAGCTACGCCCATGGCCCCAACCATTGGATATATGTACATATACAGTATACATATACACCTGGAAAGCCCCAGCCATTGGATATATGTACATATACAGTATACATACACACCTGTCTTCCTTCGTAGAAAACAGCCTCTGAACTTGAATTTAATTAGATTTCCACTGTTCGTATTAATTAACTCTCATGATCGAATTCCCAGACATCTTAGTCTGCTCAATGTAAGTAGTGTAATATCAACAGGACCCTAATCTATTGCATGATTTGCAATAGTAATTAGACCAGATTAACCTCTCTTTGGGCCAATTGCTGGGGGTTGAATATAGAACTGAAGACGATTTAGGGCTTTCAGGTGCTTAAAACTGCAACTTGAAGTGATCGATGAAGTGTAATAGAGAGAGGTAGAGCAGCAGGAGCTAGACGAGAGACACAGACCAATGAAAGCGGCTCTTATAAACCCTTGCTAGCTAACAGCTATCTAGCTACACCGACCACTAATTTATAAATATGTATACCTCGATACAGACTAAACCTGCTgcacatatataatatattcaTAGTTTAGGTCAGGTCAGGTTAGGTTAAGATGGACTGCAACATCTACAGAACTAGCGCCACAAAAATGTTGCAGATCCATAATTTAATTAAGCAGCTGTGTATATGTAAAATCAAATCAGTCTGTTAACTCATGGCCTGGAACTACATCAATCTGATTCGGACCAGGACCATCCTAGCTGAGAAGCTAGCTATTGCATGCTTATCCTTTTCTGGTTAAGAGGTTATATAAAAACCTAGCAATCTGGACCCACCGTATAACTGAAGATCTTTCACAGTTCGTTTATTTCAATCTATTCTTTTGATGAAGAAGAGATAGGTCATAGCAGAGATCTAGTTTTTGTAAATCATTACTTTGTTAATAATTGTCATTAAGTCTATACTGGATTATCGATCTTTTATTctattttttggtaaaatacTTGTCTGCTATTCTTGATGAAGCTAATTAATAGTATTGGTAGAGCTGCATGGATTAATTCATCTTTCTCTGGCTTTCAGTTGCTTAAAGAGTTAAAGAGaacagaaggaaaagaaaagaaaagaagaagaagagtaaaCGTATATAATTATAAATGTCCGCCTCAAAATCTTCATCTTTACAGACCGAATCAAAAACTAGGTCAGACTAGATGTTCAGGCATTCAATTAGTAATAAGTAAAGAACCATAGACCTACCATAAATGtacaacaacaaaacaaagagaaaacgtTGATAAGGAACATTGATTTGATTGGAATTGCATCTTTAATTGacattggtttttgttttctattcAATCTTCACTGACAACTAAAAGGCTAACAGCTACCTAGCTATACAGCAAAAGAATAAGCATTCATCTGTGAAATGCACGGCATGCCCTAGCTAGCCTCACTGTTAAATATTTAACAATTATATATCGATTGGGGTATTTGTCGGTGTGTTCACTGTGTTGTGTCTATAATTAAGGTCTAAATGCTGCTTAATAAAGTTAAGGACGATTAATATACATGGAGCGACTGtactgtacacacacacacacacactctctctctctctctctctatatatatatatatatatgtctatctatctacctctctctctctctctctctctctctatatatatatatatatatatatatatatacatatatatatatatatatatatatatatgtctatcTATCTACCGGAGCGATCCCAAGATGATCAAAGGGATCGACATAGAGATATATTGAAGAAAGGTACGAGACTGCAAACTGGTCACTGTATATATTGTTGGTTGACAAAGATTGGGCCAGAGAAACAGAAAAAGAGAGGGATTGATCATGGATAATTGAATCTCTAGCTTAGCTAGCAGCTGCATGCGGTATTACTGTTCTATAGTACAAAGTATAAGGCCAGAACTGATCCAAGAGATATATCACGTATTATCCATttttcataaataaaataaaaagttgcAAATATCTAATATTTCTAAAGCTAGAGTAGTTTGATAAGTATTGCAGTTAATttttcgtaaaaaaaaaaaaaaaaaaaaaaagtattgcagttaattaatatattattcACCGTCAATAAATCGATAATCATCACCACCTCTCTAGTCGTTTTCAGAGTTCCACTGATCAGTTTATTGTGCACTTGTGCTAAttagttttctcttttctcCGATTAAGTACGAAGACAATGACTTTAGCTCGTAATATTAACCCggaattgattaattaattagtttgtTTTGCTTATTAGTTATCTCTTTTATCCGGTTAAGAAGATTATGACTTTAGTTCATAATATTCACCTGGCATTGATTATTGGCATGCATCAGTATAATTGACCAGTAATTACTAGTGCATGTTCCGTCTTGTTCTATGAAAAACTAGATATAGACTATAGAGCTAACTAGAATAGGCAAACCAATTGGACCAATGGAAATTCAACTCaaatcttttgtttttttttcttccttacaATTCTCATACGTATCATGAACAAAATGACATAAATAATTTTTATAATGAAAGGTTAAAGACATTGGAACAGAACGAAAATTAGTGTCATGGAGATTATTATTCTACATAATATAAAAGAAATAGGTGGTGTTATAGAGCATGGCATGGTGAGTAGTTGATCTTTTGGTTATATATGTGAAGTTTATATTAAGCTTAAGCATTTATGATTGGCCAGaagaatttaaatatttataCAAGGTAATAAGTTCAtaagtatcaaaaaaaaaaaaagtattgagTTCATAACTTCATTTTCTGCATATGAGGATATATTTAATTTTAGAGATCGAGAGCTTTAGCTAGCTACAGTGTAATTGATTTGACTAGTTAGAAAGTAGAAACTTGGCTAGCTCATTTAGCTCAAAAGCATGTGTACACGTACTACCCCTAGCTGCATGCATTTAAAGCAAGCAGCGACTCTGAAACGTGAACTTCTAGCTTCGATCATGCATGAAAATGAAGGAGGTATACGAAtctttgcaaattatatgatgaAAGtgtgccatatatatatatatatatatatatatatatgtctgttAAGAATGGTAATTACTAACCACGTGGTATGGTGTGCTGGTCgagcggcctagtctggaacccccaggtctagcgttcgattCCCAACTTCAttccgtggccagcagatttgagggacctttGTTTGTTAACATgagggttcgtgcgtctgcggtgcagtgattagttTGACAAAACTAGGATACACTGCATGAGGGTGCGTGTGtggttctattgacgtcttccctctcaaaaaaaaaaaatggtaattaCAAAACGGTACTGACCAAAACAAGCCTAACGAGATGGTAATTACATGATGTGTGGCTATCACAAACTAGCCTTTGTTTGGCTACTTTAGAACAATCAAatacttactactattatgaatGTTAAGGAGGCGGGGGAATTACTATATTCCCACTCCGTTTGATAAATGATGATCGGTTTGAATAttcatatattatttttgttctgAAAAAGTTATATTCTTCATTGAAAAATCCAAATCAAAATAAACGCAGGATAATTAGTATATGTGTAAAATACTTTACCACCGAAATGTTATCCTCAGTCTCAAGGAAGAGAAAGCCTAAATTATCTCCTGATGGACATTTCCttgattgggggggggggggtgaaggATTTACATAATGTTTCACAAAATCACTTAAAACGTTGTGCTTATCATGTCCGCTACACAAATATACACATTGATTCATAAAAAGGCAATAGAGTGTCGGGTTCGGGGAAGTTATATCCATACCCACCTACATCTGCTGTAGATTTCAGGGGTAGGGTACTTTTGCTATCGCCAACCACTGCTTAGGCTAGGTTCTACTGTACACTCCATTTGATatgtttttttccttctttttttgcCGATACTTTTACGAAGTAATATAAATGAAGAATTATTCAGTTGAAGCTACAACAATTTAGGGTGTGAAATGACCAATGGAAACTGTGCGTGTTAAAACGAAATTCAAGACTGAAAAGGACGTCTCATGCATAATATCAATTAGTTGCCAACAATATTATCAAAGTTGGTTTTGTTGAGTGTCTTAGATATCACGCGGTTCATCCCCTGTTATGGCAATGTTATGATTCACACCAGGTTCTCTTTTTTGGTCCTGTTAACTTCGTCTCTGTCTTTATTACCAGTTCAGTTCTCTCCTCCTGTAAATAATCCATGTTACATCTTTGTCACACACAACTTTAAcactactctctctctctctcgctctcgctcTGGGGTAGGGCACAGTGAATATTACACAAGTACGGCTCTAGCTAGTGTGCCTTTCAGAAGAGTTTGCTGAAGTTTCATGCATGAGAATACCAGTGCCCTGTGTGAAACAGACGTGGTTCCTTGGTTGTATCAGAGAGctaggtgtgtgtgtgtgtataatatatatatatatatatatatatatatatatatatatatatatatatatatatattgtgtgtgtgtatcgTTGAGAAGTGTGACTATATTGTACAAGTC
Coding sequences within:
- the LOC133712296 gene encoding zinc finger protein JAGGED-like, encoding MNPLDLNNLPDDHNRDRDRDRDRENGKQFIDGDASSSSGHRKKKSGGKDGKDESGKVYECRFCSLKFCKSQALGGHMNRHRQERETETLNRARQLVFNNDNLAAPGPPHLGCCHPMTSPGGYPHPIAGAPGDPTTLPLRFPARMFSGSPSTQLIPPPPAAAPGQPPQAVQPSQPYLYPSPSRPMSYPSSHYQHQNDYYVGHVLGGNNTSASQYGHHLNVSYGATAGVQDHHQSNNNGYNNYTCIGAPVTHSGGFGQGSSSLSSELTGSGGGGGVGGGAMSYSGTQPPPPPSINRFQHGF